The sequence below is a genomic window from Candidatus Acidiferrales bacterium.
GAAGCTGCGCAACGAATATGGAGTTCGGTCGTCGACGCCTTTGCTAACCGACCCGTGTTCGCACACAGTTTACGATCTGTCGCGCTACGCGAACGGGCCGAATGGCTTAGTGCGCGGAGCAATCCTGACAGGTACGGGAATGCGCCCGCCCTATGCGATCGAAGTGCAAGTGAGCGGCCACGAAATTCTTGCCACGCGCGCGGAACCCGAGCAATAGCTGAAGCAAATGGCAAGGCGTTCAGCCCTGCCATCAGCAAATCCCGTCCGCCATCCTTCTAAGTAGCAGGACGGCAATCCCTCTCTCGACTTTGCGCGCAGGCTTCGAGCATAATCACTCAGTGAAGAAAGAGATCGCTGCGGCGCCAGCGAAGTCTTAGCTGCGCGAAGCCACGCCGATAAAAAAACCGCTCCACCGAATGAGTCATCCGGTGGAGCGCGAACATCGAACGATCAATTCAACTGCCCGGTGACGGCCAACTTTAGAAGCTCGTCAAGAGCTCCACGGAACGCGCGACCATTTCCGCCTGATTCGTCTGCTGGTTCACAAGAATGAATCCAACAACGCGGAGGTCGAACGGCCCCTGGCCGCTGAGCGCCGAAAGGCCGCTCAGATTGACGTAGTTTGTAAACTGCGTGCTAACAATTGTCAGCGGGGCGGGCAATAGAACACCCGCGAGGTAATTGTCGTTTATCTGGAACGTTCCGGTATTCCCGCTGAGAATTTGCGTGCTTCCCATTACCCACGTGCCTTCCTGTCCCTGGCGTTCCAGGGTGACACGATGCACGGTGAGCGTCTGCGAATTGCCCGAGCCGGTGAGCGCGCCTCCGATTCCAAGGCGCTGTCCCGGACCCAGCGTCGTGTTGTTGAAAAGAAGCGCAGTAAGCGGGCTGTGGAAGTCGCCAATGAAGTATTTCTCGGAACCGTTCAGCGTGAGACTGTCGATCGCACCGATTGGCGCGACGCTGGAAATGTTTGGCAGCTCGGTTCGCACGTACATTTGCAACTGTGTGGCTGGACTCGGCGTGGGCGGAATTACGGCCGTTGCCAAACCTCCCAGAAAGAAGTGATCCTGAGAGAGGATCGTGACTTCGTCCGCATCAATATCATGGGAAACCGGATCGAGCTTTCCGGAAATTTCGACAATCGAATTCGTGGTGAGTGCTGAAAATGATGCGTTTCCGTCCCACATTGTGTTCGCGTTGGTCATCACCGTCCAGTCGCGACCGCGTTCGCCCTGAATGGCGAAGGACGAAGAACTGGTATCAATCGAAGTAACACCACCGCGGAAGCAGTCAATTTCGGCCTCAGAGTCGTCGGCAGTGAGCCCGCGAACATCAAAAGTGGGCGTGATTGCACCGGTGACCTGCCCGTTTTGAACTACGATGGTCTGGGCCAGATCGAGATCCATGAGAATGCCGACGAGATCGTTGGGATCGACAACAAGCGTTTTAGCCAGCGGAACCGTGACGGAAAAAGTTCCCGGCGTGGCGGTAATCGTATTCAAAACGGGCGGACTGACGCTGGTGTCGAGATAACCGATCACGGCGGAAGAGCCGCTGATGGTCACACTGTCGTAGTTCCCATTCGGGACGCTTTGCAAGTCCAAAAGATCATGCAAGCCGCTGAGCTTGGCAAAATCGATCTGCGTGGGATTCTGTAAAACAGGAATTGAGCCGCCAGAGTTGTTGACCGTGACACCAGTAACCAACACCTGAAACGAAACTACGCTGGGCAAAGTCGGCGGCGCGTCGGTTCCCTCGGAGAAGACAGTGCCCATTTGCGGTATGTTTGACTGGGAATTCGACATGTTTCCCGAGCATCCGCTGACTACCGCCAGTAAAAACGACGAGACAATCGCTACGATATTCCTTGAGATTCGCATTCCCTTCTCCTGTTCCACCCCAGAACGGACAAAGAAAAACGGCTTCGATCGAGAAGGAGTCCATCACTCCGACACTCCCCTCATGTAGATTCAACACTGTTGCTGATAAAAAGTTGCACGGCTCCCGAAAGAAATGCACCTCTGCAAGAGAACTTTGCATCCTAAGTTTGTTGGGCAAGCCAAGGCGACGGCCTGTAATACAGTGATACAATTTGCCTTATTGGATGCAAAACGGAGGAAGGTCACGATGCAAAGACTGACGAGCGTGCTTTTGATTTCCATGGCGATAGCCGCAATAGCCATTGGTTGTGCGAAGCAACCTGGCGACGCTCAGTTGACTACGAACATCAAGGCGCAGTTGTTCTCCGATCCGCAGACAAAGGACACAAATCTTGAAGTCGCCGTGAAGGATGGCGTTGCGACGCTTTCCGGCACTGTGCCAAATAATGGCGCGCGCTATGAAGCCTACAAAATCGCAGCGAGCACGCCGGGAGTTACGAAAGTAGAGGACCAGATGAACGTTCAAGCTCCGGCGGAGAGTGCGCAAGTGACCCCGGCTCCCGTCGCACCCGCGCCACCACGGCCCGCAGAGGAGAAAAAAGCGTCGAGGCGTGAGGCTCATCCACGGAAGGAGCACCGCACGAGAGCCGCGCACCACACAAGGAGCGCGCCATCCCAGCCTGCTTTAGCTCCAGCGAAGGAGCCAGATGCGAGCGCACTTCCCGTAGCGCGCGCGAACGCTCCTGCGGCCCAGACACCGGCACCCGCGCAAACTCCTCCTCCACCGCAACCGATAACCGCTCAGTTTGCCGCGGGAACGACAATTCAAATACAAACCATCGACTCGATCGACGCAGGAAAGAACAGCCCGGGCGATGAATTTCAGGCTTCGCTCGCCACACCCCTGACCTCCAACGGAAGAGTTGTAGTTCCGGCGGGAGCAAATGTCTATCTACGAATGGTGGCCGCGTCAGATGCAGGCAAATTTAAAGGCAGGAGCGTGGTCCAGCTCCAGCTTGTGCGGCTCGAGTTTCAAGGCAAGGAGTACCCGCTCGTTTCGGACACGTATACCGATGAGGGCGCCTCGCGCGGGAAAAACACAGCCGAGAAGGTCGGCGGCGGAGCTGCGTTAGGTGCGCTCATCGGAGCCATCGCCGGCGGCGGAAAAGGAGCGGCAATTGGCGGCGCGATTGGCGCTGGAGGAGGAGGCGCCGTTCAGGCCGCCAGCAAGGTGAAACAGGTGCATATTTCGCCGGAAACGAAGATCGATTTTGCGCTCCAGCAGCCGCTGAACATCTCTTATCTTCCCGGCGGAAAGAATCCTTAGGTGCGAGCCTGCAGCAAAGCGCGGCGATGCTCTCGCATTTTTATTGGGGTCGGCCAAACTCTATAGGGGCACGAGCTGCGAATGCTGGCGGCAGAATTCCACGATGCGCGCTTCGGCCCAAAATCTCTCTGCGCCGCGCCAACGCGAGATGAATCCGCAATGCCCGCCATGCGGAGGGCTTTCCAGCTCGATAAGCTGGTTATCGTGCCAGGCGCCTTCTTCGAAAGAGCGGAACGGAATCAGCGGATCGTCCTGGGCGGCGACCAAAAGGGTTGGCATGCGGACTTCGGGCAGAAATTGCAAAGCGCTAGACCGCGCGTAGTAATCGTCGGCATCGCGAAAGCCACAGAATTTCGCAGTGATTTCATTGTCAAACTGACGGACAGTGCGAACCTTGTCCAATCCATTCAATGGGTACATACAGGGAAAGAGTTCGGATTTCCAGCGCATGCGGCGTTTCAAACGGCGAACGAAATGGCGCTCATAGAGGCGATTTCGCGGCGCGCCGATGGCGTCGGCGCATACGCCAAGGTCGCATGACGGACAGACGCCGGCAACAGCTCGCAGTTGCGATGGCGCCGTGGTTCTAAATTCTCCGGCCATTTTCAGGACAAGATTCCCGCCCATGGAAAATCCAGCGACGAAAATTTCTGGCAGACGGTCCATTTCGATCAGTCTCTGCACAACGGCGCGGACGTCGCAACTGAGGCCGGAATTGTAAAGCGTGGGCGTTAGATCCTCGGTGCCGCCGCAATTCCGCTGATTGAGGCGCAAGACGTTGAAGCCCGCGCCGAAAGCCTTGTCGGCCGTTCCCAGCATGTAGCCGGAATCGCTGGAACCTTCGAGGCCATGCAAGAGGACGAGCGTCGGATGCTGCTCGGGATCGCGCTGCCAGTGGCAGTCGGCACGCACGCGCGTCCCGGGCTCGGTCTCGAAAAAACGCGGCGTTGCGAGTCCGAGAAAATGCATGCGCCGGGGCCAAAAAGCGGCCGCAATCGTCATGCAGTGAGGATTTCTCAGGAGGAACGGCGGCTCGAATTCGCGCATGCAAATCTACCTTACGTCACGGAAGATGCATGCGCAAGCGGGCCGAGGGGGCCGTGGGGCAGTTTGAATTTTGACTTCTTGTGTCACGAACGAGAAAACTCAAACTGACCCACCGGTGACCGGGGCTATGAACTTGACCTCAGGTGGTCCGGCGCTTACAATGGTCCATTCACGATGAAGTGTTTTTCTCAAAATCCAGTTGCATTCAAGCCCAGCGAACCTAGCTGGGCTTTGGCGTTTTTGGGGCTGAAAATTCACTCCGCAAAAATAAGAACCGAGGATTGATCGAATGAATTTTGATGGCCGTATCTCCGAAGGACTGACGTTTGATGACGTTCTGCTGAAGCCAGGAAAATCGTCGGTACTGCCGACAGCGACGGATACGCGAACGTGCCTCTCGCGGAAGCTCGCGCTGAATATTCCCATTGTCGCCGCGGCAATGGACACCGTGACCGAATCGCGCCTGGCGATTGCACTGGCGCGCCAGGGCGGATTCGGCTTCGTGCACCGAAATATGACGATTGACCGGCAAGCGGAAGAGATCGACCGCGTGAAACGCTCGGAAAGCGGAATGATCGTGGATCCGGTCACAATCGCACCAGAACTTTCGCTGCGCCATGCGCTGGACATCATGAACAAGTACAAGGTGTCCGGGCTGCCGGTGACGCGAGGCACGAAACTTGTGGGCATATTGACGAACCGTGACCTGCGGTTTGAGCGCAATTTGGACCAGCCGGTCGACCGGGTGATGACAAAAGAGCATCTGGTCACCGTGCCGGTGGGCACGACGCTTGAAGAAGCGGAACGCCTCTTGCAAAGGCATCGCATCGAAAAACTGCTCGTCGTAGACAAGGATTTCAATCTCAAGGGATTGATCACCGTAAAGGACATCCAGAAGAAACTTGAGTATCCGAATGCCGCGAAAGATGAACACGGGCGCCTGCGCGTGGGAGCAGCGATCGGCGCGACAGGGGATTTTCTCGACCGCGCGATTGAATTGGCCAAGGGCGGCGCCGATGCGCTGGCAATTGACACGGCGCACGGGCATTCGCAGCGCGTGATGGACGCGATCAAGGAAGTTAAAAAACGCCTGCCGGAGATGCAACTGGTCGCGGGAAACGTCGCGACAGAAGAAGGCGCGCGCGATTTGATCGCTCTAGGCATCGACGGGATCAAAGTCGGCGTCGGCCCAGGGTCCATTTGCACGACGCGCGTCGTGACCGGGGCGGGCGTGCCGCAAATTACAGCGATTCTCGATGCCTCGCGCGCGGCGCGCGGAACGGGCGTGCCCGTGATTGCCGATGG
It includes:
- a CDS encoding DUF4382 domain-containing protein is translated as MRISRNIVAIVSSFLLAVVSGCSGNMSNSQSNIPQMGTVFSEGTDAPPTLPSVVSFQVLVTGVTVNNSGGSIPVLQNPTQIDFAKLSGLHDLLDLQSVPNGNYDSVTISGSSAVIGYLDTSVSPPVLNTITATPGTFSVTVPLAKTLVVDPNDLVGILMDLDLAQTIVVQNGQVTGAITPTFDVRGLTADDSEAEIDCFRGGVTSIDTSSSSFAIQGERGRDWTVMTNANTMWDGNASFSALTTNSIVEISGKLDPVSHDIDADEVTILSQDHFFLGGLATAVIPPTPSPATQLQMYVRTELPNISSVAPIGAIDSLTLNGSEKYFIGDFHSPLTALLFNNTTLGPGQRLGIGGALTGSGNSQTLTVHRVTLERQGQEGTWVMGSTQILSGNTGTFQINDNYLAGVLLPAPLTIVSTQFTNYVNLSGLSALSGQGPFDLRVVGFILVNQQTNQAEMVARSVELLTSF
- a CDS encoding BON domain-containing protein — translated: MQRLTSVLLISMAIAAIAIGCAKQPGDAQLTTNIKAQLFSDPQTKDTNLEVAVKDGVATLSGTVPNNGARYEAYKIAASTPGVTKVEDQMNVQAPAESAQVTPAPVAPAPPRPAEEKKASRREAHPRKEHRTRAAHHTRSAPSQPALAPAKEPDASALPVARANAPAAQTPAPAQTPPPPQPITAQFAAGTTIQIQTIDSIDAGKNSPGDEFQASLATPLTSNGRVVVPAGANVYLRMVAASDAGKFKGRSVVQLQLVRLEFQGKEYPLVSDTYTDEGASRGKNTAEKVGGGAALGALIGAIAGGGKGAAIGGAIGAGGGGAVQAASKVKQVHISPETKIDFALQQPLNISYLPGGKNP
- a CDS encoding alpha/beta fold hydrolase, with the translated sequence MTIAAAFWPRRMHFLGLATPRFFETEPGTRVRADCHWQRDPEQHPTLVLLHGLEGSSDSGYMLGTADKAFGAGFNVLRLNQRNCGGTEDLTPTLYNSGLSCDVRAVVQRLIEMDRLPEIFVAGFSMGGNLVLKMAGEFRTTAPSQLRAVAGVCPSCDLGVCADAIGAPRNRLYERHFVRRLKRRMRWKSELFPCMYPLNGLDKVRTVRQFDNEITAKFCGFRDADDYYARSSALQFLPEVRMPTLLVAAQDDPLIPFRSFEEGAWHDNQLIELESPPHGGHCGFISRWRGAERFWAEARIVEFCRQHSQLVPL
- the guaB gene encoding IMP dehydrogenase, whose translation is MNFDGRISEGLTFDDVLLKPGKSSVLPTATDTRTCLSRKLALNIPIVAAAMDTVTESRLAIALARQGGFGFVHRNMTIDRQAEEIDRVKRSESGMIVDPVTIAPELSLRHALDIMNKYKVSGLPVTRGTKLVGILTNRDLRFERNLDQPVDRVMTKEHLVTVPVGTTLEEAERLLQRHRIEKLLVVDKDFNLKGLITVKDIQKKLEYPNAAKDEHGRLRVGAAIGATGDFLDRAIELAKGGADALAIDTAHGHSQRVMDAIKEVKKRLPEMQLVAGNVATEEGARDLIALGIDGIKVGVGPGSICTTRVVTGAGVPQITAILDASRAARGTGVPVIADGGVKFSGDITKAIAAGASAVMIGGLFAGTEEAPGETILYQGRTYKSYRGMGSLGAMEAGSADRYAQEGAERGKSVPEGIEGQVPYKGPLAGLVEQLVGGLRSGMGYCGVTNLRELQENSRFIRITSAGLRESHVHDVIITREAPNYRLE